A window from Citrus sinensis cultivar Valencia sweet orange chromosome 5, DVS_A1.0, whole genome shotgun sequence encodes these proteins:
- the LOC102623049 gene encoding transcription factor bHLH110 has translation MESANHQLRQDQLVGSPSSSSSSLPTPSSCYGVASSSTQNAWTPIPNVTLSSGNFIYNGVILNSTHKNEILLPPAANSSMIQESAGLHWINSQSAHEHFAKIKDEFSDSFPKFTEMSSSPSSNINEDSDLSTASYLKNEQKNLNDLGDKLLLKGAMSSGFPINGNHFPAGDLYSSAHNISSVGGAMPSRGNFSQIYPSINISNLSQTSSTNSTNFDMNLQFLDLLASSRVSGDFSQPSHDNLGLYKESLPFGCDQHHLQQSSRRPSCSPSNKIAHFINNSEITEATKRHGGVMEPKATQFASKKSRLESRASCPPMKVRKEKLGDRIAALQQLVAPFGKTDTASVLLEAIGYIKFLQNQVETLSVPYMKSSRSRPSRTMQGGSIAANGDEEPKRDLRSRGLCLVPLSCMSYVTNDDCGGGIWPPPSFGGGT, from the exons ATGGAGTCTGCGAATCATCAGCTTCGTCAAGACCAGCTTGTTGGGTCTCCTTCgtcgtcttcttcttctttaccAACCCCATCATCTTGCTATGGAGTTGCCAGCAGTAGTACCCAAAATGCTTGGACCCCTATCCCAAATGTCACTTT GAGCTCTGGTAACTTCATTTACAATGGAGTCATCTTAAATTCAACACACAAAAATGAGATTCTACTCCCACCTGCTGCCAATAGTTCGATGATCCAAGAATCTGCCGGCTTGCACTGGATTAATAGTCAGTCAGCTCATGAACACTTTGCTAAAATTAAGGATGAGTTCTCAGATTCGTTTCCGAAATTTACAGAAATGTCAAGCAGCCCCTCCAGTAATATTAATGAAGATTCTGATTTAAGTACCGCAAGCTACTTAAAGAATGAGCAGAAGAATTTGAATGATCTCGGTGACAAGCTATTGCTCAAGGGTGCTATGTCTTCAGGATTTCCAATCAATGGGAATCATTTTCCAGCTGGAGATTTGTATTCAAGTGCCCACAACATTTCAAGTGTTGGAGGTGCTATGCCCAGTAGAGGAAACTTCAGCCAGATTTATCCGagtataaatatttcaaacttgAGTCAAACATCTTCTACAAATTcaaccaactttgacatgAACTTGCAGTTTTTGGATCTGTTAGCATCTTCAAGAGTTAGTGGTGATTTTAGCCAGCCTTCACACGACAATCTTGGTTTATATAAAGAGAGCCTTCCTTTCGGTTGTGATCAGCATCATTTACAGCAATCAAGTCGCCGGCCATCTTGTAGTCCTAGCAATAAA ATAGCACACTTCATCAATAACAGTGAAATAACAGAGGCAACAAAGCGACACGGCGGTGTGATGGAGCCAAAGGCAACGCAGTTTGCGTCTAAGAAATCGAGATTGGAGTCACGCGCTTCTTGCCCTCCTATGAAG GTTAGGAAAGAGAAACTAGGAGATCGAATTGCAGCTCTTCAGCAGTTGGTAGCGCCCTTCGGCAAG ACAGATACCGCATCCGTACTACTGGAGGCTATTGGGTACATCAAGTTCCTTCAGAACCAGGTCGAG ACATTAAGTGTTCCTTACATGAAGTCATCACGGAGCAGGCCCTCTAGAACAATGCAAGGG GGCTCGATTGCAGCAAATGGGGATGAAGAACCGAAGCGAGATCTAAGAAGCCGAGGGCTTTGTCTTGTGCCATTATCATGCATGTCTTACGTTACCAATGACGACTGTGGCGGTGGTATTTGGCCACCGCCGAGCTTCGGTGGAGGAACttaa
- the LOC102622750 gene encoding alcohol acyltransferase 9 gives MLKSHDHNQELPDCCYHPNQPILISPSTPTPNHSLYLSNLDDQKFLRFSIKYLYLYKKSISLDFLKYSLSKVLVEYYPLAGRLRTSSEDDFKLQVDCNGEGAVFAAAFMDISSEDFLQLSRKPNRSWRKLLYRVEAHSFLQVPPLVVQVTNLRCGGMILCTAINHCLCDGIGTSQFLHAWAHVTTKPNLDPPISPFHTRHVLKPRNPPQVNFTHHGYTKTTQNETAQVEVEINQYLQAQPLVPASLTFTPSQILHLKRQCVPSLKCTTFEALASHTWRSWVRSLDLLPDSLNVKLLFSVNVRKKLNPEMPEGYYGNGFVLACAQTSVNDLVNSNLYHTIKLVQQAKASLTDDYVRSMVDLLEDKSYKTDLSSSLVISQWSKLGLEDLDFGEGKPMHMGPVTSDIYCLFLPVTGDLNSTRVLVSMPEGVVEKFEYYMTELLDRDQQNTNNEN, from the exons ATGTTAAAATCTCATGATCACAATCAAGAACTCCCAGATTGTTGTTACCATCCAAACCAACCAATCTTAATCTCCCCAAGCACTCCAACTCCAAACCATTCACTGTATCTCTCCAATCTTGACGATCAGAAGTTCCTTAGATTCTCCATTAAATATCTTTACCTTTACAAGAAATCCATAAGCTTAGATTTTTTGAAATACTCACTGTCTAAAGTTCTCGTGGAATACTACCCATTAGCCGGTAGGCTAAGAACAAGTTCAGAAGATGATTTTAAGCTTCAAGTTGATTGTAATGGTGAAGGTGCTGTTTTTGCCGCCGCTTTCATGGATATCTCCTCTGAAGACTTTCTTCAACTTTCTAGGAAACCAAACAGGTCTTGGAGGAAACTCTTGTATAGAGTCGAAGCTCACAGCTTCTTGCAGGTTCCTCCACTTGTAGTTCAG GTGACAAATCTCCGTTGCGGAGGAATGATTCTCTGCACTGCGATCAATCACTGTCTATGCGACGGCATCGGCACTTCGCAGTTTTTGCATGCTTGGGCCCACGTGACCACCAAGCCCAATCTTGATCCGCCAATCTCACCCTTCCACACTCGCCACGTGTTGAAACCCCGAAATCCACCGCAAGTGAATTTTACGCATCACGGATACACCAAAACTACCCAAAATGAAACGGCGCAGGTGGAGGTGGAGATCAACCAATACTTGCAAGCTCAGCCGTTGGTTCCAGCATCCTTAACATTCACTCCGTCCCAGATTCTTCATCTCAAGAGACAATGCGTACCGTCACTAAAATGCACCACATTTGAAGCACTGGCATCTCACACGTGGCGCTCCTGGGTGCGATCACTGGACTTGTTACCCGATTCTCTAAACGTGAAGCTTCTCTTTTCTGTCAATGTgaggaaaaaattaaacccTGAAATGCCAGAAGGGTATTATGGGAATGGATTTGTGCTAGCGTGTGCGCAAACCAGCGTTAACGACTTGGTTAACTCCAACCTGTATCATACAATAAAGTTAGTGCAGCAAGCGAAAGCAAGTTTGACTGATGATTATGTGAGGTCAATGGTTGATTTACTGGAGGataaaagttacaaaaccGACCTTTCTTCGAGTTTGGTTATTTCTCAATGGTCAAAACTGGGACTAGAGGATTTGGATTTTGGAGAAGGGAAGCCAATGCATATGGGTCCAGTAACAAGTGATATTTACTGCTTGTTTTTACCAGTCACCGGTGATTTAAACTCTACCAGAGTGCTTGTCTCAATGCCGGAGGGTGTCGTGGAAAAGTTCGAGTATTACATGACAGAACTTTTGGATAGGGATCAACAGAATACCAACAATGAAAATTAA